From Triticum urartu cultivar G1812 chromosome 2, Tu2.1, whole genome shotgun sequence, a single genomic window includes:
- the LOC125537814 gene encoding auxin response factor 2-like isoform X1, which yields MIGIDLNTVEDEEEGGPSAEPPRGTVCLELWHACAGPVGPLPRKGSAVVYLPEGHLEHTREAVAAVPPHVFCRVVDVNLQVRARARGLLLVLYGVHNVFEVLTERACSLQADPATDEVYAQVSLVVDNEEAKRRMRQGESEEACDGDGEDTGAAKRRARMPHMFCKTLTASDTSTHGGFSVPRRAAEDCFPPLDYNLQRPSQELVAKDLHGTEWRFRHIYRGQPRRHLLTTGWSAFVNKKKLVSGDAVLFLRGEDGVLQLGVRRAAQLKNVSPFPALFNQDSSLRSLGNVAHAVAMKSIFHIYYNPRLCESEFIVPYWKFMRSFSQPFSVGMRFKMKYENEDASERRSTGMITGSRESDLKSHGSKWKCLVVRWDDDVECRRPNRVSPWEIELAGSVSGSHLSSPHSKRLKPCLPQVNPDMLLPTILAGGSVSSDFAESARFHKVLQGQELLGSKAHDGTVNSASEASQASEARNFQYSDDRNCSINMCNIPGVPGLGARTPPENHGFSYHCSGFGESQRFQKVLQGQEVFRPYEGGTLSDAVIRGSSFCQPDGNYTSGATYKWLMSQGCDYRGPVTPAMPQASSPLSVLMFPQTSSKIHGFEYVCRSLDKDDNIRHVTINATQDMGRTSHTLPLWPRLVSGKAVASCAGTKKLPSIGSAEHEPNDKDVHTNGCKIFGISLTQKVRVCDEVECSSANCDFQLQPLKPQMSKSRGNSCATVHEQRPAVGMVVDLSAVDTMI from the exons ATGATAGGCATCGACCTCAACACCgtggaggacgaggaggagggcGGTCCCTCGGCTGAGCCCCCGAGGGGCACGGTGTGCCTAGAGCTGTGGCACGCGTGCGCCGGCCCCGTGGGGCCGCTGCCTCGGAAGGGCAGCGCCGTCGTGTACCTGCCGGAGGGCCACCTCGAGCACACCCgggaggcggtggccgcggtgCCGCCCCATGTGTTCTGCCGAGTTGTCGATGTCAATCTCCAGGTGCGTGCGCGCGCGCGCGGCCTGCTGCTCGTGCTGTACGGTGTCCACAATGTGTTCGAGGTATTAACTGAGAGAGCGTGCTCCCTGCAGGCGGACCCAGCTACGGACGAGGTTTACGCGCAAGTTTCTCTCGTGGTCGACAACGAG GAAGCCAAGAGGCGGATGCGCCAAGGGGAGAGCGAGGAAGCTTGCGACGGTGACGGCGAGGACACCGGTGCCGCGAAGCGCCGAGCGCGCATGCCCCACATGTTCTGCAAGACGCTCACGGCTTCCGACACCAGCACGCACGGGGGCTTCTCCGTGCCGCGCCGTGCCGCTGAGGACTGCTTCCCGCCTCTG GATTACAACCTGCAGAGGCCGTCCCAGGAGCTTGTGGCCAAGGATCTGCACGGCACCGAGTGGAGGTTCCGACATATCTATCGAG GCCAGCCACGGAGGCACCTTTTAACCACTGGATGGAGTGCATTCGTCAACAAAAAGAAGCTTGTCTCTGGGGATGCAGTGCTGTTCCTCCG AGGTGAAGATGGAGTGCTCCAATTGGGAGTGCGCCGAGCTGCTCAGCTAAAAAATGTATCTCCTTTTCCTGCACTTTTTAACCAGGATTCAAGTCTTCGTAGTCTCGGTAATGTTGCCCATGCTGTGGCTATGAAAAGTATTTTTCACATCTACTACAATCCCAG GTTATGTGAGTCTGAGTTCATTGTACCATATTGGAAGTTCATGAGAAGCTTCAGTCAACCTTTTTCTGTTGGAATGAGGTTTAAAATGAAATATGAAAATGAAGATGCTTCAGAAAGAAG GTCAACTGGGATGATAACTGGGAGCAGAGAGTCAGACCTGAAGTCGCATGGTTCGAAGTGGAAATGTTTGGTG GTGAGATGGGATGATGATGTAGAGTGCCGTCGCCCTAATAGGGTATCTCCTTGGGAGATTGAACTTGCTGGATCGGTTTCGGGATCTCATCTGTCCTCTCCCCATTCAAAACGGCTGAAGCCATGCCTCCCCCAAGTTAATCCAGACATGTTGCTTCCAA CCATTTTGGCAGGTGGAAGTGTTTCTTCGGATTTTGCGGAATCTGCCAGATTCCACAAGGTCTTGCAAGGTCAAGAATTATTGGGTTCTAAAGCCCATGATGGTACTGTTAATTCAGCTTCTGAGGCTTCTCAGGCGTCTGAAGCAAGAAATTTTCAGTACAGTGATGATCGGAATTGCTCTATCAACATGTGTAACATTCCAGGGGTTCCAGGACTTGGTGCTAGAACCCCGCCTGAAAACCATGGATTTTCCTACCACTGCTCAGGCTTTGGGGAGTCTCAAAGATTCCAAAAGGTCTTGCAAGGTCAAGAAGTGTTTCGTCCTTATGAAGGAGGAACTTTGTCTGATGCTGTTATAAGAGGTTCTAGCTTCTGTCAACCTGATGGCAACTATACATCTGGTGCAACATATAAATGGCTTATGTCACAGGGATGCGATTATCGTGGGCCAGTAACACCAGCAATGCCTCAAGCATCCTCTCCATTATCTGTGCTAATGTTCCCTCAAACTAGTTCCAAGATACATGGCTTTGAATACGTATGCAGAAGCCTGGATAAGGATGATAATATTAGACATGTTACTATCAACGCCACTCAAGATATGGGAAGAACCAGTCATACATTACCTCTCTGGCCTCGTCTTGTTTCAGGCAAAGCAGTAGCTAGTTGTGCTGGAACTAAAAAGTTGCCCTCCATCGGCAGTGCAGAGCATGAACCAAATGACAAGGATGTTCACACAAATGGCTGCAAAATCTTTGGTATCTCTTTGACTCAGAAGGTTCGAGTATGCGATGAAGTGGAATGTAGCAGTGCGAATTGTGATTTTCAGCTCCAGCCTTTAAAGCCACAAATGTCAAAATCACGAGGCAACAGTTGTGCTACT GTTCATGAGCAAAGGCCTGCTGTTGGCATGGTGGTTGACCTTTCTGCGGTTGATACGATGATCTGA
- the LOC125537814 gene encoding auxin response factor 2-like isoform X4 — protein sequence MIGIDLNTVEDEEEGGPSAEPPRGTVCLELWHACAGPVGPLPRKGSAVVYLPEGHLEHTREAVAAVPPHVFCRVVDVNLQADPATDEVYAQVSLVVDNEEAKRRMRQGESEEACDGDGEDTGAAKRRARMPHMFCKTLTASDTSTHGGFSVPRRAAEDCFPPLDYNLQRPSQELVAKDLHGTEWRFRHIYRGQPRRHLLTTGWSAFVNKKKLVSGDAVLFLRGEDGVLQLGVRRAAQLKNVSPFPALFNQDSSLRSLGNVAHAVAMKSIFHIYYNPRLCESEFIVPYWKFMRSFSQPFSVGMRFKMKYENEDASERRSTGMITGSRESDLKSHGSKWKCLVVRWDDDVECRRPNRVSPWEIELAGSVSGSHLSSPHSKRLKPCLPQVNPDMLLPSGSVSSDFAESARFHKVLQGQELLGSKAHDGTVNSASEASQASEARNFQYSDDRNCSINMCNIPGVPGLGARTPPENHGFSYHCSGFGESQRFQKVLQGQEVFRPYEGGTLSDAVIRGSSFCQPDGNYTSGATYKWLMSQGCDYRGPVTPAMPQASSPLSVLMFPQTSSKIHGFEYVCRSLDKDDNIRHVTINATQDMGRTSHTLPLWPRLVSGKAVASCAGTKKLPSIGSAEHEPNDKDVHTNGCKIFGISLTQKVRVCDEVECSSANCDFQLQPLKPQMSKSRGNSCATVHEQRPAVGMVVDLSAVDTMI from the exons ATGATAGGCATCGACCTCAACACCgtggaggacgaggaggagggcGGTCCCTCGGCTGAGCCCCCGAGGGGCACGGTGTGCCTAGAGCTGTGGCACGCGTGCGCCGGCCCCGTGGGGCCGCTGCCTCGGAAGGGCAGCGCCGTCGTGTACCTGCCGGAGGGCCACCTCGAGCACACCCgggaggcggtggccgcggtgCCGCCCCATGTGTTCTGCCGAGTTGTCGATGTCAATCTCCAG GCGGACCCAGCTACGGACGAGGTTTACGCGCAAGTTTCTCTCGTGGTCGACAACGAG GAAGCCAAGAGGCGGATGCGCCAAGGGGAGAGCGAGGAAGCTTGCGACGGTGACGGCGAGGACACCGGTGCCGCGAAGCGCCGAGCGCGCATGCCCCACATGTTCTGCAAGACGCTCACGGCTTCCGACACCAGCACGCACGGGGGCTTCTCCGTGCCGCGCCGTGCCGCTGAGGACTGCTTCCCGCCTCTG GATTACAACCTGCAGAGGCCGTCCCAGGAGCTTGTGGCCAAGGATCTGCACGGCACCGAGTGGAGGTTCCGACATATCTATCGAG GCCAGCCACGGAGGCACCTTTTAACCACTGGATGGAGTGCATTCGTCAACAAAAAGAAGCTTGTCTCTGGGGATGCAGTGCTGTTCCTCCG AGGTGAAGATGGAGTGCTCCAATTGGGAGTGCGCCGAGCTGCTCAGCTAAAAAATGTATCTCCTTTTCCTGCACTTTTTAACCAGGATTCAAGTCTTCGTAGTCTCGGTAATGTTGCCCATGCTGTGGCTATGAAAAGTATTTTTCACATCTACTACAATCCCAG GTTATGTGAGTCTGAGTTCATTGTACCATATTGGAAGTTCATGAGAAGCTTCAGTCAACCTTTTTCTGTTGGAATGAGGTTTAAAATGAAATATGAAAATGAAGATGCTTCAGAAAGAAG GTCAACTGGGATGATAACTGGGAGCAGAGAGTCAGACCTGAAGTCGCATGGTTCGAAGTGGAAATGTTTGGTG GTGAGATGGGATGATGATGTAGAGTGCCGTCGCCCTAATAGGGTATCTCCTTGGGAGATTGAACTTGCTGGATCGGTTTCGGGATCTCATCTGTCCTCTCCCCATTCAAAACGGCTGAAGCCATGCCTCCCCCAAGTTAATCCAGACATGTTGCTTCCAA GTGGAAGTGTTTCTTCGGATTTTGCGGAATCTGCCAGATTCCACAAGGTCTTGCAAGGTCAAGAATTATTGGGTTCTAAAGCCCATGATGGTACTGTTAATTCAGCTTCTGAGGCTTCTCAGGCGTCTGAAGCAAGAAATTTTCAGTACAGTGATGATCGGAATTGCTCTATCAACATGTGTAACATTCCAGGGGTTCCAGGACTTGGTGCTAGAACCCCGCCTGAAAACCATGGATTTTCCTACCACTGCTCAGGCTTTGGGGAGTCTCAAAGATTCCAAAAGGTCTTGCAAGGTCAAGAAGTGTTTCGTCCTTATGAAGGAGGAACTTTGTCTGATGCTGTTATAAGAGGTTCTAGCTTCTGTCAACCTGATGGCAACTATACATCTGGTGCAACATATAAATGGCTTATGTCACAGGGATGCGATTATCGTGGGCCAGTAACACCAGCAATGCCTCAAGCATCCTCTCCATTATCTGTGCTAATGTTCCCTCAAACTAGTTCCAAGATACATGGCTTTGAATACGTATGCAGAAGCCTGGATAAGGATGATAATATTAGACATGTTACTATCAACGCCACTCAAGATATGGGAAGAACCAGTCATACATTACCTCTCTGGCCTCGTCTTGTTTCAGGCAAAGCAGTAGCTAGTTGTGCTGGAACTAAAAAGTTGCCCTCCATCGGCAGTGCAGAGCATGAACCAAATGACAAGGATGTTCACACAAATGGCTGCAAAATCTTTGGTATCTCTTTGACTCAGAAGGTTCGAGTATGCGATGAAGTGGAATGTAGCAGTGCGAATTGTGATTTTCAGCTCCAGCCTTTAAAGCCACAAATGTCAAAATCACGAGGCAACAGTTGTGCTACT GTTCATGAGCAAAGGCCTGCTGTTGGCATGGTGGTTGACCTTTCTGCGGTTGATACGATGATCTGA
- the LOC125537814 gene encoding auxin response factor 2-like isoform X2, whose product MIGIDLNTVEDEEEGGPSAEPPRGTVCLELWHACAGPVGPLPRKGSAVVYLPEGHLEHTREAVAAVPPHVFCRVVDVNLQVRARARGLLLVLYGVHNVFEVLTERACSLQADPATDEVYAQVSLVVDNEEAKRRMRQGESEEACDGDGEDTGAAKRRARMPHMFCKTLTASDTSTHGGFSVPRRAAEDCFPPLDYNLQRPSQELVAKDLHGTEWRFRHIYRGQPRRHLLTTGWSAFVNKKKLVSGDAVLFLRGEDGVLQLGVRRAAQLKNVSPFPALFNQDSSLRSLGNVAHAVAMKSIFHIYYNPRLCESEFIVPYWKFMRSFSQPFSVGMRFKMKYENEDASERRSTGMITGSRESDLKSHGSKWKCLVVRWDDDVECRRPNRVSPWEIELAGSVSGSHLSSPHSKRLKPCLPQVNPDMLLPSGSVSSDFAESARFHKVLQGQELLGSKAHDGTVNSASEASQASEARNFQYSDDRNCSINMCNIPGVPGLGARTPPENHGFSYHCSGFGESQRFQKVLQGQEVFRPYEGGTLSDAVIRGSSFCQPDGNYTSGATYKWLMSQGCDYRGPVTPAMPQASSPLSVLMFPQTSSKIHGFEYVCRSLDKDDNIRHVTINATQDMGRTSHTLPLWPRLVSGKAVASCAGTKKLPSIGSAEHEPNDKDVHTNGCKIFGISLTQKVRVCDEVECSSANCDFQLQPLKPQMSKSRGNSCATVHEQRPAVGMVVDLSAVDTMI is encoded by the exons ATGATAGGCATCGACCTCAACACCgtggaggacgaggaggagggcGGTCCCTCGGCTGAGCCCCCGAGGGGCACGGTGTGCCTAGAGCTGTGGCACGCGTGCGCCGGCCCCGTGGGGCCGCTGCCTCGGAAGGGCAGCGCCGTCGTGTACCTGCCGGAGGGCCACCTCGAGCACACCCgggaggcggtggccgcggtgCCGCCCCATGTGTTCTGCCGAGTTGTCGATGTCAATCTCCAGGTGCGTGCGCGCGCGCGCGGCCTGCTGCTCGTGCTGTACGGTGTCCACAATGTGTTCGAGGTATTAACTGAGAGAGCGTGCTCCCTGCAGGCGGACCCAGCTACGGACGAGGTTTACGCGCAAGTTTCTCTCGTGGTCGACAACGAG GAAGCCAAGAGGCGGATGCGCCAAGGGGAGAGCGAGGAAGCTTGCGACGGTGACGGCGAGGACACCGGTGCCGCGAAGCGCCGAGCGCGCATGCCCCACATGTTCTGCAAGACGCTCACGGCTTCCGACACCAGCACGCACGGGGGCTTCTCCGTGCCGCGCCGTGCCGCTGAGGACTGCTTCCCGCCTCTG GATTACAACCTGCAGAGGCCGTCCCAGGAGCTTGTGGCCAAGGATCTGCACGGCACCGAGTGGAGGTTCCGACATATCTATCGAG GCCAGCCACGGAGGCACCTTTTAACCACTGGATGGAGTGCATTCGTCAACAAAAAGAAGCTTGTCTCTGGGGATGCAGTGCTGTTCCTCCG AGGTGAAGATGGAGTGCTCCAATTGGGAGTGCGCCGAGCTGCTCAGCTAAAAAATGTATCTCCTTTTCCTGCACTTTTTAACCAGGATTCAAGTCTTCGTAGTCTCGGTAATGTTGCCCATGCTGTGGCTATGAAAAGTATTTTTCACATCTACTACAATCCCAG GTTATGTGAGTCTGAGTTCATTGTACCATATTGGAAGTTCATGAGAAGCTTCAGTCAACCTTTTTCTGTTGGAATGAGGTTTAAAATGAAATATGAAAATGAAGATGCTTCAGAAAGAAG GTCAACTGGGATGATAACTGGGAGCAGAGAGTCAGACCTGAAGTCGCATGGTTCGAAGTGGAAATGTTTGGTG GTGAGATGGGATGATGATGTAGAGTGCCGTCGCCCTAATAGGGTATCTCCTTGGGAGATTGAACTTGCTGGATCGGTTTCGGGATCTCATCTGTCCTCTCCCCATTCAAAACGGCTGAAGCCATGCCTCCCCCAAGTTAATCCAGACATGTTGCTTCCAA GTGGAAGTGTTTCTTCGGATTTTGCGGAATCTGCCAGATTCCACAAGGTCTTGCAAGGTCAAGAATTATTGGGTTCTAAAGCCCATGATGGTACTGTTAATTCAGCTTCTGAGGCTTCTCAGGCGTCTGAAGCAAGAAATTTTCAGTACAGTGATGATCGGAATTGCTCTATCAACATGTGTAACATTCCAGGGGTTCCAGGACTTGGTGCTAGAACCCCGCCTGAAAACCATGGATTTTCCTACCACTGCTCAGGCTTTGGGGAGTCTCAAAGATTCCAAAAGGTCTTGCAAGGTCAAGAAGTGTTTCGTCCTTATGAAGGAGGAACTTTGTCTGATGCTGTTATAAGAGGTTCTAGCTTCTGTCAACCTGATGGCAACTATACATCTGGTGCAACATATAAATGGCTTATGTCACAGGGATGCGATTATCGTGGGCCAGTAACACCAGCAATGCCTCAAGCATCCTCTCCATTATCTGTGCTAATGTTCCCTCAAACTAGTTCCAAGATACATGGCTTTGAATACGTATGCAGAAGCCTGGATAAGGATGATAATATTAGACATGTTACTATCAACGCCACTCAAGATATGGGAAGAACCAGTCATACATTACCTCTCTGGCCTCGTCTTGTTTCAGGCAAAGCAGTAGCTAGTTGTGCTGGAACTAAAAAGTTGCCCTCCATCGGCAGTGCAGAGCATGAACCAAATGACAAGGATGTTCACACAAATGGCTGCAAAATCTTTGGTATCTCTTTGACTCAGAAGGTTCGAGTATGCGATGAAGTGGAATGTAGCAGTGCGAATTGTGATTTTCAGCTCCAGCCTTTAAAGCCACAAATGTCAAAATCACGAGGCAACAGTTGTGCTACT GTTCATGAGCAAAGGCCTGCTGTTGGCATGGTGGTTGACCTTTCTGCGGTTGATACGATGATCTGA
- the LOC125537814 gene encoding auxin response factor 2-like isoform X3 translates to MIGIDLNTVEDEEEGGPSAEPPRGTVCLELWHACAGPVGPLPRKGSAVVYLPEGHLEHTREAVAAVPPHVFCRVVDVNLQADPATDEVYAQVSLVVDNEEAKRRMRQGESEEACDGDGEDTGAAKRRARMPHMFCKTLTASDTSTHGGFSVPRRAAEDCFPPLDYNLQRPSQELVAKDLHGTEWRFRHIYRGQPRRHLLTTGWSAFVNKKKLVSGDAVLFLRGEDGVLQLGVRRAAQLKNVSPFPALFNQDSSLRSLGNVAHAVAMKSIFHIYYNPRLCESEFIVPYWKFMRSFSQPFSVGMRFKMKYENEDASERRSTGMITGSRESDLKSHGSKWKCLVVRWDDDVECRRPNRVSPWEIELAGSVSGSHLSSPHSKRLKPCLPQVNPDMLLPTILAGGSVSSDFAESARFHKVLQGQELLGSKAHDGTVNSASEASQASEARNFQYSDDRNCSINMCNIPGVPGLGARTPPENHGFSYHCSGFGESQRFQKVLQGQEVFRPYEGGTLSDAVIRGSSFCQPDGNYTSGATYKWLMSQGCDYRGPVTPAMPQASSPLSVLMFPQTSSKIHGFEYVCRSLDKDDNIRHVTINATQDMGRTSHTLPLWPRLVSGKAVASCAGTKKLPSIGSAEHEPNDKDVHTNGCKIFGISLTQKVRVCDEVECSSANCDFQLQPLKPQMSKSRGNSCATVHEQRPAVGMVVDLSAVDTMI, encoded by the exons ATGATAGGCATCGACCTCAACACCgtggaggacgaggaggagggcGGTCCCTCGGCTGAGCCCCCGAGGGGCACGGTGTGCCTAGAGCTGTGGCACGCGTGCGCCGGCCCCGTGGGGCCGCTGCCTCGGAAGGGCAGCGCCGTCGTGTACCTGCCGGAGGGCCACCTCGAGCACACCCgggaggcggtggccgcggtgCCGCCCCATGTGTTCTGCCGAGTTGTCGATGTCAATCTCCAG GCGGACCCAGCTACGGACGAGGTTTACGCGCAAGTTTCTCTCGTGGTCGACAACGAG GAAGCCAAGAGGCGGATGCGCCAAGGGGAGAGCGAGGAAGCTTGCGACGGTGACGGCGAGGACACCGGTGCCGCGAAGCGCCGAGCGCGCATGCCCCACATGTTCTGCAAGACGCTCACGGCTTCCGACACCAGCACGCACGGGGGCTTCTCCGTGCCGCGCCGTGCCGCTGAGGACTGCTTCCCGCCTCTG GATTACAACCTGCAGAGGCCGTCCCAGGAGCTTGTGGCCAAGGATCTGCACGGCACCGAGTGGAGGTTCCGACATATCTATCGAG GCCAGCCACGGAGGCACCTTTTAACCACTGGATGGAGTGCATTCGTCAACAAAAAGAAGCTTGTCTCTGGGGATGCAGTGCTGTTCCTCCG AGGTGAAGATGGAGTGCTCCAATTGGGAGTGCGCCGAGCTGCTCAGCTAAAAAATGTATCTCCTTTTCCTGCACTTTTTAACCAGGATTCAAGTCTTCGTAGTCTCGGTAATGTTGCCCATGCTGTGGCTATGAAAAGTATTTTTCACATCTACTACAATCCCAG GTTATGTGAGTCTGAGTTCATTGTACCATATTGGAAGTTCATGAGAAGCTTCAGTCAACCTTTTTCTGTTGGAATGAGGTTTAAAATGAAATATGAAAATGAAGATGCTTCAGAAAGAAG GTCAACTGGGATGATAACTGGGAGCAGAGAGTCAGACCTGAAGTCGCATGGTTCGAAGTGGAAATGTTTGGTG GTGAGATGGGATGATGATGTAGAGTGCCGTCGCCCTAATAGGGTATCTCCTTGGGAGATTGAACTTGCTGGATCGGTTTCGGGATCTCATCTGTCCTCTCCCCATTCAAAACGGCTGAAGCCATGCCTCCCCCAAGTTAATCCAGACATGTTGCTTCCAA CCATTTTGGCAGGTGGAAGTGTTTCTTCGGATTTTGCGGAATCTGCCAGATTCCACAAGGTCTTGCAAGGTCAAGAATTATTGGGTTCTAAAGCCCATGATGGTACTGTTAATTCAGCTTCTGAGGCTTCTCAGGCGTCTGAAGCAAGAAATTTTCAGTACAGTGATGATCGGAATTGCTCTATCAACATGTGTAACATTCCAGGGGTTCCAGGACTTGGTGCTAGAACCCCGCCTGAAAACCATGGATTTTCCTACCACTGCTCAGGCTTTGGGGAGTCTCAAAGATTCCAAAAGGTCTTGCAAGGTCAAGAAGTGTTTCGTCCTTATGAAGGAGGAACTTTGTCTGATGCTGTTATAAGAGGTTCTAGCTTCTGTCAACCTGATGGCAACTATACATCTGGTGCAACATATAAATGGCTTATGTCACAGGGATGCGATTATCGTGGGCCAGTAACACCAGCAATGCCTCAAGCATCCTCTCCATTATCTGTGCTAATGTTCCCTCAAACTAGTTCCAAGATACATGGCTTTGAATACGTATGCAGAAGCCTGGATAAGGATGATAATATTAGACATGTTACTATCAACGCCACTCAAGATATGGGAAGAACCAGTCATACATTACCTCTCTGGCCTCGTCTTGTTTCAGGCAAAGCAGTAGCTAGTTGTGCTGGAACTAAAAAGTTGCCCTCCATCGGCAGTGCAGAGCATGAACCAAATGACAAGGATGTTCACACAAATGGCTGCAAAATCTTTGGTATCTCTTTGACTCAGAAGGTTCGAGTATGCGATGAAGTGGAATGTAGCAGTGCGAATTGTGATTTTCAGCTCCAGCCTTTAAAGCCACAAATGTCAAAATCACGAGGCAACAGTTGTGCTACT GTTCATGAGCAAAGGCCTGCTGTTGGCATGGTGGTTGACCTTTCTGCGGTTGATACGATGATCTGA